The proteins below come from a single Microtus ochrogaster isolate Prairie Vole_2 chromosome 22, MicOch1.0, whole genome shotgun sequence genomic window:
- the Mrps11 gene encoding 28S ribosomal protein S11, mitochondrial codes for MQVVRNAGSWLLRSWTGHGMTRLVVVVPAQTIHTGAPRLEDAAAKQKTEKEAVPSRFSIYPPAPGEESPLRWAGMRFEEVPVAHIKATHNNTQIQVVSAANVSLARASCGTEGFRNAKKGTGIAAQTAGIAAAAKATGKGVTHIRVMVKGMGPGRWSAIKGLTMGGLEVVSVTDNTPVPHNGCRPRKARRL; via the exons ATGCAGGTTGTAAGAAATGCAGGATCGTGGCTCCTGCGGTCTTGGACTGGACATGGGATGACCAG GCTTGTGGTGGTTGTCCCAGCTCAGACTATCCACACCGGAGCCCCGAGGTTAGAAGACGCGGCTGCTAAgcagaaaactgaaaaggaagcGGTTCCAAGCCGCTTCAG CATTTACCCTCCCGCTCCAGGAGAGGAAAGCCCTCTGCGGTGGGCAGGGATGAGGTTTGAGGAGGTCCCAGTTGCGCACATTAAAGCAACCCACAACAA CACACAGATCCAGGTAGTGTCTGCCGCTAACGTGTCCCTGGCCCGTGCCTCCTGTGGCACAGAAGGCTTTCGCAATGCCAAGAAGGGCACCGGCATCGCAGCACAGACAGCCGGCATCGCAGCGGCCGCA aaAGCCACAGGAAAGGGAGTGACCCACATCAGAGTTATGGTGAAAGGCATGGGGCCAGGACGCTGG TCCGCCATCAAAGGACTGACCATGGGGGGTCTGGAAGTGGTCTCAGTCACAGACAACACCCCTGTCCCACACAACGGTTGTCGGCCCCGGAAGGCTCGAAGGCTGTGA
- the Mrpl46 gene encoding 39S ribosomal protein L46, mitochondrial yields MAAPTGRTLLGVARGWRRLDSLWASSPRSRRLSLEAAPSGSRSPWRLLGALCLQRPPLITKPLTPLQQEMADLLQKVETERSLYSDHELRALDEAKRLAKKKADLYDDDQDEQGVTLAQDLEDTWEQAFLQFKPGARVTEADKKNDRTSLHRKLDRNLVLLVREKLGDQDFWMLPQVQWQPGETLRETAERILDKLSENNMEAKFLGNAPCGHYKYKLPKAMRTESDIGVKVFFFKALLLTGDFSQTGKNARHVWVSKEELGDYLQPKYLAQIRRFLLDV; encoded by the exons ATGGCGGCGCCCACGGGGCGTACTCTGTTAGGGGTGGCTAGAGGCTGGCGACGTCTCGACAGTCTCTGGGCAAGTAGCCCGCGTTCTCGCCGCCTGTCCCTTGAGGCTGCGCCCTCAGGTAGCCGGTCTCCATGGCGCCTGTTGGGTGCCTTGTGTCTGCAGCGGCCACCGCTGATCACCAAGCCGCTCACCCCATTGCAGCAAGAGATGGCGGATCTACTACAAAAG gtggagacagaaagaagccTGTATTCAGACCACGAGCTTCGTGCTCTGGATGAAGCTAAGCGACTGGCAAAGAAGAAAGCTGACCTTTATGACGATGACCAAGACGAGCAGGGCGTTACACTTGCACAAGACTTAGAAGATACGTGGGAGCAGGCATTCCTACAATTCAAACCTGGAGCTCGAGTGACAG aagctgataaaaaaaatgacCGGACCTCGTTGCATCGGAAGCTTGATAGGAACCTTGTCCTCTTAGTCAGAGAGAAGCTTGGGGATCAGGATTTTTGGATGCTCCCTCAAGTACAGTGGCAACCTGGGGAGACCCTTCGAGAGACAGCTGAACGAATCCTGGACAAACTATCAG AAAATAACATGGAAGCCAAGTTCCTAGGAAATGCACCTTGTGGCCACTACAAGTACAAACTCCCCAAGGCAATGCGGACAGAGAGTGATATTGGGGTCAAAGTCTTCTTCTTCAAAGCTCTTCTGCTCACAGGAGACTTCTCACAGACTGGGAAGAACGCCCGTCATGTGTGGGTCAGTAAGGAAGAGCTGGGTGACTATCTGCAGCCCAAGTACCTGGCTCAGATCAGGAGATTCCTTCTGGACGTTTGA